A stretch of Rhizobium sp. TH2 DNA encodes these proteins:
- a CDS encoding nuclear transport factor 2 family protein produces MIAVHDSVLAAADRLVDAFSRHDAEAYFAAFAPDASFIFHNLDRVLKSREEYRAEWQLWETRDGFRVLGCRSSDRLVQAAGDVAVFTHKVETDVSIGGEGMTNVERETIVFRRAGAGWIAFHEHLSVMPQ; encoded by the coding sequence ATGATTGCCGTGCATGACAGCGTGCTCGCCGCCGCTGATCGATTGGTCGATGCCTTTTCGCGCCATGATGCCGAGGCCTATTTCGCGGCCTTCGCGCCGGATGCCAGCTTCATCTTCCACAATCTCGACCGCGTGCTGAAGAGCCGCGAGGAATACCGCGCCGAATGGCAGCTCTGGGAAACCCGCGATGGCTTTCGCGTCCTCGGCTGCCGCTCGTCGGACCGCCTGGTCCAGGCTGCCGGCGATGTCGCGGTTTTCACCCACAAGGTCGAAACCGATGTCTCGATCGGCGGCGAGGGAATGACCAATGTCGAGCGCGAGACCATCGTCTTCCGTCGCGCTGGCGCTGGCTGGATCGCCTTCCACGAACATCTATCGGTCATGCCGCAGTAA
- a CDS encoding TetR/AcrR family transcriptional regulator: protein MAGLREKQKADKNRRILEAATKLFREVGYDAARIEDIAERAEVSVGTFYNYYQNKGDILVAAVSMEVEEVLDAGEPLVADPPMNVLVALQTLINQYYDHSLVYLSKEMWRTAMAISIQQPETPFSKRYTELDRALCAQVSTLVQKLQRKGAVLAGVDAVAVGSMFFNNLNMMFTEFVRDERMPLKRLKDDVARQNRPLATLISSPTT from the coding sequence TGGAAGCGGCGACGAAACTCTTCCGCGAGGTCGGCTACGATGCCGCCCGCATCGAGGATATCGCCGAGCGCGCCGAGGTTTCGGTCGGCACCTTCTACAATTACTACCAGAACAAGGGCGACATCCTCGTCGCGGCCGTCTCGATGGAGGTCGAGGAAGTGCTCGACGCCGGCGAGCCGCTGGTCGCCGATCCGCCGATGAACGTGCTCGTGGCACTCCAGACGCTGATCAACCAGTATTACGATCACTCACTGGTCTATCTCTCCAAGGAAATGTGGCGCACGGCGATGGCGATCTCGATCCAGCAGCCGGAGACGCCGTTTTCCAAGCGCTACACCGAGCTCGACCGCGCACTCTGCGCTCAGGTCTCGACGCTGGTGCAGAAGCTGCAGCGCAAGGGCGCGGTGCTGGCGGGCGTGGATGCGGTCGCCGTCGGCTCGATGTTCTTCAACAATCTCAACATGATGTTCACGGAATTCGTCCGCGACGAACGGATGCCGCTCAAGCGTCTGAAAGACGACGTCGCCCGCCAGAACCGGCCGCTCGCCACGCTGATCAGCAGCCCCACGACATAA